From a single Armatimonadota bacterium genomic region:
- the secY gene encoding preprotein translocase subunit SecY, translated as MSLGGGVGGPGDKGLKLNLADTFRLAWADPDLRQRLKFVIFVFTIYVIGVHVPVPVPGFSPDDLMELLKNNPFFGMMNTIGGGAFRRMSIFALGLGPYISASIIMQVLTMGNPKWKKELQEGGEYARKQQNRRTRILTVVLCLVQGFSLLQFMASSVPSIEALSPMVKFEVAVFWLAGAMFLLWLGEQVSEKGIGNGISLMIFAGIVISLPSVAQLVSTGVANGVVAWWQAVLIVVMFIATTWFIVMFTIAQRRIPIQHMRRNMGTRAMGGRTSYLPISVNMAGVIPVIFAIALIYMPAQFSVAFPPDSVANNILSTIGDFFRPDFTRWEGWIGAGVYMALIFFFTYFWNAMTYNVEDIANNLKRGGSYIPGVRPGKQTKEFLDGVVSKVTFVGALFLSIVALTQFVFPLIANIPNLGLIGGTSLLIMVSVALETMRQIEASILIRQYES; from the coding sequence GTGAGCTTAGGCGGCGGCGTAGGCGGTCCAGGAGATAAGGGCCTCAAGCTCAATCTTGCCGACACGTTCCGTCTTGCATGGGCCGATCCCGATCTGCGTCAGCGGCTGAAGTTCGTCATTTTCGTATTCACGATCTACGTCATCGGTGTGCACGTACCGGTTCCAGTTCCGGGCTTTAGCCCAGACGATCTCATGGAACTGCTGAAAAACAACCCGTTCTTCGGAATGATGAACACGATCGGCGGCGGCGCGTTCCGCCGGATGTCGATCTTTGCGCTGGGTCTGGGCCCCTACATCAGCGCTTCGATCATCATGCAGGTGCTCACGATGGGCAACCCGAAGTGGAAGAAGGAGTTGCAGGAGGGCGGTGAGTACGCCCGCAAACAACAGAACCGCAGGACGCGGATTCTAACCGTGGTGCTCTGCCTCGTGCAAGGATTCAGCCTACTGCAGTTCATGGCCTCGTCGGTCCCATCAATCGAGGCGCTGAGTCCGATGGTCAAGTTCGAGGTAGCCGTGTTCTGGCTTGCAGGGGCGATGTTCTTGCTCTGGCTCGGCGAACAGGTCAGCGAGAAAGGAATCGGGAACGGTATTTCGCTGATGATTTTTGCCGGTATCGTTATCTCGCTGCCCAGCGTCGCACAGCTCGTCAGCACGGGCGTGGCCAACGGCGTCGTTGCCTGGTGGCAAGCGGTGCTGATCGTCGTGATGTTCATCGCTACGACCTGGTTCATCGTCATGTTCACGATCGCCCAGCGTCGTATCCCGATCCAACACATGCGCAGGAATATGGGCACACGCGCCATGGGCGGTCGTACTAGCTACCTGCCGATTTCGGTGAACATGGCTGGCGTAATCCCGGTGATCTTCGCGATCGCGCTCATCTATATGCCAGCGCAATTCTCCGTGGCGTTCCCACCCGATAGCGTTGCCAACAACATACTTTCGACGATCGGGGACTTCTTCCGACCGGACTTCACTCGCTGGGAGGGGTGGATCGGCGCTGGCGTCTATATGGCCCTGATCTTCTTCTTCACGTATTTCTGGAACGCGATGACATATAACGTCGAAGACATCGCGAACAACCTGAAGCGAGGCGGTTCGTACATACCTGGCGTTCGGCCCGGCAAGCAGACGAAGGAGTTTCTCGACGGGGTCGTTTCAAAGGTGACGTTCGTCGGTGCGCTCTTCCTCTCGATCGTTGCACTGACCCAATTCGTATTCCCGCTGATCGCCAACATTCCGAATCTCGGCTTGATCGGCGGTACATCGCTGCTGATCATGGTCAGCGTGGCGCTCGAGACGATGCGCCAGATCGAAGCGAGCATTCTGATCAGACAGTACGAGTCGTAG
- the rplF gene encoding 50S ribosomal protein L6, giving the protein MSRVGLRPIPVPSGVTVSIATGSVTVKGPKGELSQHVSTSLTIVEKDGMITLSRPDNHRVNRSQHGLARTLISNMIEGVTNGHGKTLEIHGVGFRAAMQGKVLTLLVGYSHDVTIEAPEGITIEVSAEARGKVTEISVSGIDKALVGQIAANIRKVRKPDPYKGKGLRYKGEYVKLRPGKRAITA; this is encoded by the coding sequence ATGTCGAGAGTAGGACTGAGGCCGATCCCGGTTCCGAGCGGCGTCACCGTGTCGATCGCGACCGGCAGCGTGACCGTGAAAGGGCCGAAGGGCGAGCTGAGCCAGCACGTCTCGACGTCCCTGACGATCGTCGAAAAAGACGGGATGATTACGCTCAGCCGGCCGGACAACCATCGCGTCAACCGGTCGCAGCACGGCCTCGCGCGGACCTTGATCAGCAACATGATCGAGGGCGTGACGAACGGCCACGGCAAGACGCTTGAGATTCACGGCGTTGGTTTTCGCGCTGCAATGCAGGGGAAGGTGCTAACCCTGTTGGTCGGTTATTCGCACGATGTGACGATCGAAGCGCCTGAAGGAATCACGATCGAGGTCTCGGCCGAAGCGCGCGGCAAGGTGACCGAGATTTCTGTGAGCGGGATCGACAAGGCGCTCGTTGGGCAGATCGCTGCCAACATTCGCAAGGTGCGAAAGCCCGATCCTTACAAGGGCAAGGGTCTGCGATACAAAGGCGAATACGTCAAGTTGCGACCTGGCAAGAGGGCGATCACCGCGTAA
- a CDS encoding adenylate kinase — protein MSLILIGPPGGGKGTQAELLQERLHLKHISTGDIFRAEIEKGTDLGLEAQRYIKSGNLVPDEITIKMVRSRLDSEDAKKYGFILDGFPRTKRQAIALDKVLEEIGIKLDGVIALEIPEQVVVDRLLARGRQDDMSETIIHRLDVFARQTEPVIRHYSELGCFHKVDGNQPVEDVYAGILKAIKR, from the coding sequence ATTAGCCTCATCCTGATTGGCCCCCCAGGGGGCGGCAAGGGGACCCAGGCCGAGTTGCTGCAAGAGCGGTTGCACCTCAAGCACATTTCGACCGGAGACATCTTCCGGGCGGAGATCGAGAAGGGCACCGATCTCGGACTGGAGGCGCAGCGGTATATCAAGTCCGGAAACCTCGTGCCCGATGAGATCACGATCAAGATGGTCCGCAGCCGACTGGACTCCGAAGACGCCAAGAAGTACGGATTCATCTTGGACGGCTTTCCGCGCACAAAGCGCCAAGCTATCGCTCTAGACAAAGTGCTGGAGGAGATCGGGATAAAACTCGACGGCGTTATAGCCCTGGAGATACCTGAACAGGTCGTTGTTGATCGGCTGCTGGCAAGAGGACGTCAGGACGATATGTCGGAGACGATCATTCACCGCCTAGACGTCTTCGCACGACAGACAGAGCCGGTCATTCGACACTACTCCGAACTCGGGTGCTTCCACAAGGTCGACGGGAATCAGCCGGTGGAGGATGTATATGCCGGAATCTTGAAGGCGATCAAACGATGA
- the rpsE gene encoding 30S ribosomal protein S5, with amino-acid sequence MRRDQEGPQLDVRIIRSNKVFKTHKGGKTASWSMIVVVGDNKGRVGIGHGKARGIPDAIRKAEETARKNMFNIELLGRTIPHEVSATFGASRIFLKPASPGTGVKAGSALRHCLEAAGVHDVLAKCLGSRNATNIAQATLIAFKSLQRPEDIAARRGVDVNEIVPWLAKARKEESDNA; translated from the coding sequence ATGCGGCGCGATCAGGAGGGGCCGCAGCTCGACGTCAGAATCATCCGATCCAACAAAGTGTTCAAGACCCACAAGGGCGGCAAGACTGCGTCGTGGTCGATGATCGTCGTTGTCGGGGACAACAAGGGCCGAGTTGGGATCGGTCACGGCAAAGCACGAGGAATTCCAGACGCGATCCGCAAGGCGGAAGAGACCGCCCGAAAGAACATGTTCAACATCGAGCTGCTGGGGCGAACGATCCCGCACGAGGTGTCGGCGACCTTTGGCGCTTCCAGGATTTTCCTAAAGCCCGCCTCGCCGGGAACAGGCGTGAAGGCAGGCAGCGCCCTGCGGCACTGCCTGGAAGCAGCGGGCGTTCACGACGTGCTGGCAAAGTGTCTCGGCAGCCGCAACGCGACGAACATCGCGCAGGCAACGCTGATCGCGTTCAAGTCGCTCCAGCGGCCCGAAGATATCGCGGCGAGACGAGGGGTCGATGTGAACGAGATAGTGCCTTGGCTTGCGAAGGCTCGCAAGGAAGAGTCTGACAATGCTTAA
- the rplO gene encoding 50S ribosomal protein L15, translated as MALHELRPAKGSAKRKKRLGRGIGSGKGKTAGRGTKGQKAKRNINPRFEGGQTPLHRRLPVKKGFRNVTHKEFVIVNLDDLEKLFKAGASVGPEEFKANGLFKNRKDGVKVLAFGKLTKKLKVSAHKFSKAAVKAIEDAGGEVSNL; from the coding sequence ATGGCACTGCACGAACTACGACCTGCCAAGGGCTCCGCCAAGCGCAAAAAGCGCCTTGGGAGAGGGATCGGCAGTGGAAAGGGAAAGACCGCAGGCCGAGGCACGAAAGGGCAGAAGGCCAAGCGGAACATCAATCCTCGATTTGAAGGCGGCCAGACTCCGCTTCACCGCCGCTTGCCCGTGAAGAAAGGCTTCCGCAACGTGACCCACAAGGAGTTTGTGATCGTGAACCTCGACGACCTTGAGAAGCTGTTCAAGGCTGGCGCATCGGTCGGCCCTGAGGAGTTCAAGGCGAACGGTCTGTTCAAGAATCGCAAGGATGGCGTAAAGGTGCTTGCCTTTGGAAAGTTGACGAAAAAGCTTAAGGTGAGCGCTCACAAGTTTTCGAAAGCCGCTGTGAAGGCTATCGAGGACGCCGGAGGCGAGGTCAGCAATCTGTGA
- the rpmD gene encoding 50S ribosomal protein L30: MLKITLKRSVIGSTPRNRRTVQALGLKKTGRTVFKNDTPAIRGMLRNIDHLIEMVEVDGVPKKEAKQKAAAAPAVVQAPTVEDAPKKPATKKKAAAKKPAEKKPAKKKPAAKKPAAKKAPAAKRRAFAEIGGKSKSDKKSASKKKEQ, from the coding sequence ATGCTTAAGATAACTCTCAAGCGGAGCGTGATCGGGAGTACGCCTAGAAATCGACGCACCGTTCAGGCGCTCGGCCTGAAAAAGACCGGCAGAACGGTGTTCAAGAACGATACTCCGGCGATACGAGGCATGCTGCGGAACATCGATCACCTGATCGAAATGGTCGAGGTGGACGGTGTGCCTAAAAAGGAGGCCAAGCAGAAAGCCGCTGCAGCCCCGGCAGTCGTACAAGCCCCGACGGTAGAGGATGCGCCAAAGAAGCCCGCAACGAAGAAGAAGGCGGCTGCGAAAAAGCCAGCCGAAAAGAAGCCTGCAAAGAAGAAACCTGCGGCCAAGAAGCCTGCGGCAAAGAAGGCGCCGGCGGCAAAGCGCCGAGCGTTCGCTGAGATAGGTGGCAAGAGCAAGTCCGATAAGAAGTCGGCGAGCAAGAAGAAGGAACAGTAA
- a CDS encoding 50S ribosomal protein L18 yields MATITRSKMRIIRHKRLRKRIIGTGDCPRLSIFRSNKHISAQVVDDVRGHTLCAASSLEKSLSASNTVAGAKVVGQEIAKRATEAGIKRVVFDRGGFRYQGVVASLAEGAREAGLEF; encoded by the coding sequence ATGGCGACAATCACACGAAGCAAAATGCGGATTATCCGCCACAAGCGACTGCGGAAGCGGATTATCGGCACTGGGGATTGCCCGAGGCTGTCGATCTTTCGCAGCAACAAGCACATCTCGGCTCAAGTGGTCGATGACGTGAGAGGCCACACGCTTTGCGCGGCGAGTTCGCTAGAGAAGTCGTTGTCGGCGTCCAACACGGTCGCCGGTGCGAAAGTCGTCGGCCAGGAGATCGCGAAGAGGGCGACGGAGGCTGGCATCAAGCGTGTCGTTTTCGACCGAGGCGGGTTTCGTTACCAAGGCGTCGTCGCAAGCTTGGCGGAAGGCGCGAGAGAAGCGGGGTTGGAGTTTTAG
- the rpsM gene encoding 30S ribosomal protein S13: MARIAGVDLPRGKTILYALRSIYGIGPKHSSEIVEKAGLDPTIRVKDMSDDQIASLRNVIDADYQVEGDLRREIYSNIRRLIEIGSYRGLRHRRGLPVRGQNTRSNARTRKGKAKTVAGRKKVTK, translated from the coding sequence ATGGCGCGAATAGCGGGTGTTGATCTACCGAGAGGCAAGACGATTCTTTACGCGTTGCGCAGCATATACGGGATCGGGCCCAAACACTCAAGCGAAATCGTCGAGAAGGCAGGCCTCGATCCGACGATCCGAGTGAAAGATATGTCGGACGACCAGATCGCTAGCCTTCGAAACGTCATCGACGCCGACTACCAAGTCGAAGGCGATTTGCGCCGTGAGATTTATTCGAACATTCGCAGGCTGATCGAGATCGGTTCGTACCGCGGACTGCGCCATCGTCGCGGCTTGCCCGTCCGCGGCCAGAACACCCGCAGCAACGCTCGAACTCGCAAAGGCAAGGCGAAAACCGTTGCCGGCAGGAAGAAAGTTACGAAGTAG
- the rpsK gene encoding 30S ribosomal protein S11 translates to MARKSSSRGKQKDKRQVAHGHAHVHATFNNTIVTITDPLGNVLCWSSSGIVGFKGSRKGTPFAAQLAAEDSARKAAAHGMKSIDVFVSGPGQGRETAIRSLFLNGLQVKTICDVTPVAHNGCKPPKKRRV, encoded by the coding sequence ATGGCAAGAAAGAGTTCATCCAGAGGGAAGCAAAAGGACAAGCGGCAGGTAGCCCACGGGCACGCCCACGTCCACGCGACCTTCAACAACACGATCGTGACGATCACCGATCCGCTCGGAAACGTGCTTTGCTGGTCAAGCTCAGGGATCGTCGGTTTCAAAGGCAGCAGGAAGGGCACGCCGTTCGCCGCGCAGCTTGCTGCCGAGGACAGCGCCAGGAAGGCTGCGGCGCACGGTATGAAGTCAATCGATGTATTCGTCTCTGGGCCTGGACAGGGCCGGGAGACAGCGATCCGCTCGCTCTTCCTGAACGGGCTGCAAGTGAAAACCATCTGCGACGTGACGCCGGTCGCCCACAACGGGTGCAAGCCGCCAAAGAAACGCCGTGTCTGA
- the rpmJ gene encoding 50S ribosomal protein L36 translates to MKVRASVKKICDKCKIIKRNGVVRVLCVNPKHKQRQG, encoded by the coding sequence ATGAAAGTTAGAGCCAGCGTTAAGAAGATTTGCGACAAGTGCAAGATCATCAAGCGCAACGGCGTCGTTCGGGTTCTCTGTGTGAACCCGAAACATAAGCAGCGGCAGGGATAG
- the infA gene encoding translation initiation factor IF-1: MARRGRGGRGRGRPGGGKRRRRSFESKSPDASSDKEEGIELEGVVLENLPNAQFRVKLNETDSEILAYVSGKMRRHWIRILRGDRVKVLISPYDLNRARIVYRFRN; this comes from the coding sequence ATGGCAAGACGAGGCAGAGGCGGTCGAGGTCGCGGCAGACCCGGAGGCGGCAAGCGAAGGCGAAGGAGTTTTGAGTCCAAATCTCCAGATGCGTCTTCCGACAAGGAGGAGGGTATTGAATTGGAGGGCGTGGTGCTGGAGAACCTGCCGAACGCCCAGTTTAGAGTCAAGCTCAACGAAACGGACAGCGAGATCCTCGCCTACGTCAGCGGCAAGATGCGCAGGCACTGGATTCGAATCTTGAGGGGCGACCGCGTGAAGGTGTTGATTTCCCCATACGATCTGAACCGGGCTCGCATCGTCTATCGGTTCCGAAACTAG
- the rpsH gene encoding 30S ribosomal protein S8 → MYTDPIADLLTRIRNGLMAHAEFIDVPMSKIKLEILKILELEGYVTSSEVLSETKFPTIRVQLRYDSKNEPIIRTIRRISKPGLRIYRGQSGLKPVRSGLATRILTTSSGVMTDREARRRNVGGEVLCEVW, encoded by the coding sequence ATGTACACAGACCCCATCGCAGACCTGCTGACCCGCATCCGGAACGGCCTGATGGCTCATGCGGAGTTCATCGATGTTCCGATGTCGAAGATCAAGCTTGAGATCCTCAAGATTCTTGAGCTGGAGGGTTACGTGACCTCGTCCGAGGTCTTGTCGGAGACAAAGTTCCCTACGATTCGCGTCCAGCTTAGATACGATTCCAAGAACGAACCGATCATCCGCACAATTCGCCGGATCAGCAAGCCGGGCCTGCGGATTTACCGCGGACAGTCGGGTTTGAAGCCCGTGAGAAGCGGCTTGGCAACCAGGATTTTAACGACAAGCTCGGGGGTGATGACCGACCGAGAGGCGCGGCGCAGAAACGTTGGCGGCGAAGTGCTGTGCGAGGTCTGGTAG
- the map gene encoding type I methionyl aminopeptidase, with translation MITLKSDSEIAKMREAGKVLASTMREVSELIEPGVTLSKLNRLAERLIVEAGCLPSFKGYRGYPAASCISVNNVVIHGIPDEYELKSGDVVGLDFGVIRDGWHADSAWTFAVGEISDSAQRLLNVTRESLSQGIAKAREGNRLGDIGATVQKYVENNGYQVVREMVGHGIGRDLHEEPSVPNYGKAGKGIRLQSGMTICIEPMVNEGTYKVNTLADGWTIVTADGKLSAHFEHTVAITADGPEILTLPEA, from the coding sequence ATGATTACCCTCAAGTCAGACTCCGAGATCGCCAAGATGCGCGAGGCCGGCAAAGTGCTGGCCAGTACGATGCGCGAGGTGTCTGAGCTAATCGAGCCGGGCGTAACCCTGTCTAAGCTGAATCGACTCGCGGAGCGCCTCATCGTCGAAGCCGGATGCCTGCCAAGCTTCAAAGGGTATCGCGGGTACCCCGCTGCGTCGTGCATCTCCGTAAACAATGTGGTTATACACGGCATACCGGACGAATACGAGCTGAAGTCCGGAGACGTAGTCGGCCTTGACTTCGGCGTGATTCGTGACGGCTGGCACGCGGACAGCGCCTGGACCTTCGCGGTCGGTGAGATTTCAGACTCTGCGCAACGTCTGCTCAACGTCACCCGCGAAAGCCTGTCCCAAGGGATCGCCAAGGCTCGCGAGGGGAATCGCCTCGGGGACATCGGAGCGACCGTGCAGAAGTACGTCGAGAACAACGGCTACCAGGTAGTGCGGGAGATGGTCGGTCACGGCATCGGCCGAGACCTGCACGAAGAGCCGAGCGTTCCGAACTACGGCAAGGCTGGCAAGGGCATTCGGCTTCAGTCGGGCATGACGATCTGCATCGAGCCGATGGTGAACGAAGGCACGTACAAGGTCAATACTTTGGCGGATGGCTGGACGATCGTGACGGCTGACGGTAAACTCTCGGCTCACTTCGAGCATACGGTTGCCATCACTGCCGACGGGCCGGAGATTTTGACGCTTCCGGAAGCTTGA
- a CDS encoding type Z 30S ribosomal protein S14 produces the protein MAKQCLIVKQKLKPKFKVRGYQRCSLCGRARGYMRYFGICRICFRENAHNGLLPGVVKSSW, from the coding sequence ATGGCCAAACAGTGTCTTATCGTCAAGCAGAAGCTAAAGCCCAAGTTCAAAGTCCGCGGCTACCAGCGGTGCAGCCTTTGCGGCAGGGCGCGCGGCTACATGAGGTACTTCGGGATCTGCCGGATCTGCTTCCGCGAGAACGCCCATAACGGCCTGCTCCCCGGCGTCGTCAAGTCGAGCTGGTAG